DNA from Micromonospora sp. M71_S20:
TGCCGTTCCACTGTGCGCGGAGAGAGGTGCAGCCGGCCGGCGATCTCCCGGTTGCTCAGCCGCCCGACAAGCAGCCGAAGCACCTCGAACTCCCGCACCGTCACGCCCACCGACCGTAGGCCGGAGGGGATGTCGCCCGCACCGGAGCGGCGCTGCGTCATGCGTACGCCGGCCTGGCGCAGCAGGGCCCGGCAGGCGCTGGCCACGGCCGGCACGTCGCTGCGGTGGAAGTGCTCCTCGGCGGCGCGCAGCCACTGCACCGGCGTCCCCCACCCGTCGGCGAGGGCCGACTCGCACACCAGCCGCAACGCGAGGTGCCGGCCCATCGCGTACGGCGCCCCCGCCCGCATCGCCTCGGCCGCCGCCGCCTCCGCCTCCTCCTGCCGACCGGACCGGCCGAGCAGCACCGCCTTCGCGAAGAGGGCGAACTGCAGATCCCAGCGCAGCCTGCTCGCCGAGTCGCCCTGCACCGCCTCGTAGGCCGGCCACCCGGCCTCGCCGGAGGCGACCTGGAGCAGCACGTGCAGGCCGTGCCGGCCGGAGAGGTGGAATACCGTCGGGCTCTGCGCCTCGGCGTCGAACGCGCGGGCCAACTCGTCGAGGGCGCGGGGCCGGTCCTCCTCCAGCAGCGCGCAGAAGGCCCTGGCCAGCCCGTGTACGCGGGAGGCGTGCAGGGCCTGGTCGCCGCTCCACCGGCGGAACTCGGCCAGCGCGTGCTCCATCTCCCGACGCCGCCCCTGGTGCGCCGCGAGCACCGCGCTGACCAGCAGCACGTACTGGGTGGTCTCCAGCAGCTTCAGCCGGGTGGTCGCGGCCAGCACCTGCTGGACGAGGGCGTTCGCGGTGTCGAAGTCGCCCCGCAGCACGGCGTGCAGGGCGAGGCTCGCCTCCGCCTGGTGGCGCGCGGTCACCGCGCCGGCCTGCGAGGCCCGCTCCCGGGCCTGTTCGAGCCGGTCCAGGCGCGCGTTGCGCAGCGCGTCGTCGTTGCCGAGCCGGATCAGCGCGTGGATCTCCCAGATCGGCAGCCGGTGCTGCGCGGCGATGGCCAGGGCCCGTTCCAGGCACCGCGTCGCCTCCGCCGGGTCGCGGTGCCGGATCAACGCGCCGAGCAGCTGCCAGGCCTGGCAGGCCACCACCGGCAGGGGGACGGTCTCGGCGACGGTGGCGGCCCGGCGGGCCAGCGCCTCGGCGGTGGCGAGCTGGTCCTGCCCGGCGGTGTCCAGCACCAGGTGGGCGGCGACCACGTCGACCGGCGCGGTGTCCTCCGCGGCGGCGTCCGGGCCGAGCAGGGCGCGCGCCTGCTCCACCTGTGCCAGCCCCTCGGCCGAGCGGCCGGCGACCGTCGCGGCCCAGGCCAGCCGGGTGTGCAGCTGCGCCCGCCGGCGCGGGTCGACGCCACCGATCTGGTCGAGGGTGCTGACCGACGCGAGTGCCCGCTCGACCAGGCCCGCCTCCGCCAGGGCGTGCAGCAGGGCTTCGAGGGCGGCCGCGCGGGCCACGGGATTGTCGCCGAGCAGGCCGATCGCGCGGTCGAGCAGGGAGACCGCGGTGGTGGCGCCGCCCTGCGCGATCGCCCGCCGGCCCGCCTCGGTGAACAGCCGGCCGGCCGCCTCCGGGTTGTCGGCCTCCAGGTGCAGGGTGGCCGACACCTGGCACCATTCGCCAGGCAGACCGGGGAAGACCGCCTCCACCGCGTCGGTCATCCGCTGGGCGAGCCGGGCGCGGTCGGCGGGGCCGAGGAGGCTGAGCAACGCCTCCCGGGTGAGCCGGTGCCGGAAGGCGTACCAGTCGGTGAGCTGGTCGTCGACCGTGACCAGCCGCCCGGCGACGTCGCCGCACAGGTGGTCGAGCACGTCGTGGTCGCTCAGCCCGGTGGCCGCCTGCACCACGGCCAGCGGAAACCGCTGGCCCAGCAGCGCGCCCATCGAGAGCAGCTCCCGGGCCTGTGGACCGAGCTGCTCGACCCCCTGCGCCATGCCCCGCGCCAGGGTGCTCGGCAGGGCGGCGGGCAGCTTCTCGGACAGCCGCCAGCCCTGCGGGCCGCCGATCAGCAGCGCACCGTCGACCATGCCGGCGACGAGTTCCTCGATCAGGAAGGGGTTGCCGGCACTGCCCGTCGCGACGAGGGCGTGCGCGGCCGCCGGCACCCGCTCCGGGTCGGCGTCGAGGCAGGCGCCGACCATCTGCCGCAGCCCGTCGTCGTCGAGCCGGCCCAACTCGATGAGGGTGCACTGACCGCGTTGGGCGGCCGACCGGGCGATCGTCGACGCGGCGCAGGGCTCGGCCCTGATCGCCCCCAGCAGCAGGGTCGGTTGCAGGGCGAGGTTGTCGATCAGGTACTCCAGCACGGCCAACGTCTCCGTGTCCGCGTCCTGGAGGTCGTCCAGCAGCATCAGGCAACCCCGCCCCGCGCCGGCCACCCCGGTCAACCGGAGGACGGCCTCGGCCAGGATCACCAGGGACGCGTTCTCCTGGTCGGCCGGCGGCCGGCCCCAGTCGGGGACGAGCCGGCCGAGGATCGGGCCGTACGGTCCGAGCACGGTGGGGTCGACCGGCCCGGACCGGAGCAGCGACAGCAGCGCCTCGGTCAGCGGGCGCAGCGGCACCGCGGTACCGATCGTGCTGCCCCGGCCCCGCATCACCCGCATGCCCGCCGCGGTGGCCAGCTCCGCGACCCTCGACGCGAGGCGGGACTTGCCCACGCCGCTCTCGCCGACCACGAAGACCGCGCCGCCCCGCCCCGCCCGCGCCGATTCGAGGCTGTTCAGCACCGCGCGCAGTTCGGCGTCCCTGCCGATGAACTTCGAGGAGCGGTACACACTGCGCACGCTATCCGAGGAGGCAGGCCCGGCCCAACGCGGTGCTGGTCGACGCGGCCCCGGGCGGCTACCGCGCCGTCATCACATCGGCTTCTCGGGGCAGCAGGTCGTCAGGGGCGCGGCGTCCGCCGCCGCGCCGGCGTCACCGACGAGACCGCCGATCACCATGCCCACGGGCACGACCAGGCTGGCGAGGGCGGCCGCACGGATCCCGAACGTCACGACGGGCTGCAGCCACATCGCTCCGGCCGGGTCGTCGACGGGCGCCGCGGAGTCGGTCTCGTCGACGCGGTACGGGGGGAGCTGGTTCTCGGACAACTGTCATTCCTCCTGTTGGTGACTTCGTCGGTCGCTGCGGAGCTGGCGGCTCCTCTGGAGATCGTCGTCGCTCGCCCGGCGGTCCTCAACCCGTGGGGCCCGGTTCAGGGGTCGGTTCCAGCAGCAGCACCGACGGCACCGGCCCGGCCCCGGAGAGCCGGAGCAGCCCGTACCCGATGCCGGCGAGGCCGGTGAGCAGCCCGGGGGTGGACACGTTGCCCGGGGTCCCGCAGGACGCCCCGTACCGGTCGACGGCGTCCAGGATCCGACCGGCACGTCGCCGCGCCGCGCCACCGCCGTCGAGGACACCGGTCGCCTCGGCGACGCCCAGCTCGCCGTGGCAGAGGCTGAGGTCGTCGAGCAGCGGGCGGTCGGTGAGCAGGCCTACCGTCCCGTCGGGCGCGGGTCCGGGTCCGCCGCCCGGCGGCACGACCCGGTCGGCCACGCCCCGGGTGCCGGGCGCAGGGGCGTCGGGGGTGCCGGCGTCGGGGGCGAGGGCGTGGTGGGCGAGCGCGAGGCCGGCCGCGCCGCGACACCAGCCGTACCCCGCCGGCCCGTCGCCGCCGGGGGTGCCCG
Protein-coding regions in this window:
- a CDS encoding AAA family ATPase, which encodes MYRSSKFIGRDAELRAVLNSLESARAGRGGAVFVVGESGVGKSRLASRVAELATAAGMRVMRGRGSTIGTAVPLRPLTEALLSLLRSGPVDPTVLGPYGPILGRLVPDWGRPPADQENASLVILAEAVLRLTGVAGAGRGCLMLLDDLQDADTETLAVLEYLIDNLALQPTLLLGAIRAEPCAASTIARSAAQRGQCTLIELGRLDDDGLRQMVGACLDADPERVPAAAHALVATGSAGNPFLIEELVAGMVDGALLIGGPQGWRLSEKLPAALPSTLARGMAQGVEQLGPQARELLSMGALLGQRFPLAVVQAATGLSDHDVLDHLCGDVAGRLVTVDDQLTDWYAFRHRLTREALLSLLGPADRARLAQRMTDAVEAVFPGLPGEWCQVSATLHLEADNPEAAGRLFTEAGRRAIAQGGATTAVSLLDRAIGLLGDNPVARAAALEALLHALAEAGLVERALASVSTLDQIGGVDPRRRAQLHTRLAWAATVAGRSAEGLAQVEQARALLGPDAAAEDTAPVDVVAAHLVLDTAGQDQLATAEALARRAATVAETVPLPVVACQAWQLLGALIRHRDPAEATRCLERALAIAAQHRLPIWEIHALIRLGNDDALRNARLDRLEQARERASQAGAVTARHQAEASLALHAVLRGDFDTANALVQQVLAATTRLKLLETTQYVLLVSAVLAAHQGRRREMEHALAEFRRWSGDQALHASRVHGLARAFCALLEEDRPRALDELARAFDAEAQSPTVFHLSGRHGLHVLLQVASGEAGWPAYEAVQGDSASRLRWDLQFALFAKAVLLGRSGRQEEAEAAAAEAMRAGAPYAMGRHLALRLVCESALADGWGTPVQWLRAAEEHFHRSDVPAVASACRALLRQAGVRMTQRRSGAGDIPSGLRSVGVTVREFEVLRLLVGRLSNREIAGRLHLSPRTVERHVSSLLGKTGLPNRIALSEYAAEVESG